From one Leifsonia soli genomic stretch:
- the purN gene encoding phosphoribosylglycinamide formyltransferase, producing the protein MLSIVVLISGGGSNLRALLEASEDAEFPARVVAVGADRDADGLEHAERFGIPTFTVPFTSYPSREEWGDALLEQIRQWEPDLTILSGFMRLVPPRVVEALSPWLINTHPAYLPEFPGAHAVRDALAAGVTQTGASLIVVDNGVDAGPIISQERVEVEPGDTEAALHERIKPVERRLLIDAVLDIANGHIDLEELARA; encoded by the coding sequence GTGCTCTCGATCGTGGTGCTGATCTCCGGTGGCGGCTCCAACCTGCGTGCCCTGCTGGAGGCGTCGGAGGACGCCGAGTTCCCCGCCCGCGTTGTGGCCGTCGGCGCCGACCGGGATGCGGACGGCCTGGAGCACGCGGAGCGCTTCGGCATCCCGACCTTCACGGTGCCCTTCACCTCGTACCCGAGCCGCGAGGAGTGGGGCGACGCCCTGCTCGAGCAGATCCGGCAGTGGGAGCCCGACCTGACCATCCTGTCCGGCTTCATGCGCCTGGTTCCGCCGCGCGTGGTCGAGGCGCTCTCGCCGTGGCTGATCAACACCCACCCGGCGTACCTGCCGGAGTTCCCGGGCGCTCACGCGGTTCGCGACGCCCTCGCCGCCGGCGTGACCCAGACCGGCGCCAGCCTGATCGTCGTCGACAACGGTGTGGACGCCGGCCCCATCATCAGCCAGGAGCGCGTGGAGGTGGAGCCGGGCGACACCGAGGCCGCCCTCCACGAGCGCATCAAACCCGTGGAGCGACGGCTGCTCATCGACGCCGTGCTCGACATCGCCAACGGACACATCGACCTCGAGGAGCTTGCCCGAGCATGA